In Oncorhynchus masou masou isolate Uvic2021 chromosome 28, UVic_Omas_1.1, whole genome shotgun sequence, the DNA window gtcctgagctgccagagtctcccgtctgtcctgagctgccagagtctcccgtctgtcctgagctgccagagtctcccgtctgtcctgagctgccagagtctcccgtctgtcctgagctgccagagtctcccgtctgtcctgagctgccagagtctcccgtctgtcctgagctgccagagtctcccgtctgtccggagctgccagagtctcccgtcagtcaggagctgccagagccgccggtcagtcaggagctgccagagccgccggtcagtcaggagctgccagagccgccggtcagtcaggagctgccagagccgccggtcagtcaggagctgccagagccgcccgtcagtcaggagctgccagaatcgcccgtcactccggcgctgccggaatcgcccttcactccggcgctgccggaatcgcccttcactcccaagctgccggagtctcccgtccatccggtgctgccggaatctcctgtccattcgggacccagggctagggtccccagtccgaggtcggcagcgagggtcgccactctaaATAGGCCACAGAGGCCGGTGAAGAGGCGGACAAaaactatggtggagtggggtccacgtcccgcgccagagccgccaccgcggacagacgcccacctagaccctcccctataggttcacgttttgcggccagagtccgcacctttagggggggggattctgtcacgttctgaccttagttcctttgttttgtctttgctttagtatggtcagggcatgagtttgggtgggcagtctatgttcctttttctataatttgggtttctgtgtttggcctggtatggttctcaatcagaggcaactatcaatcgttgtccctgattgagaaccatagttaggtagcctggtttcacctttgagttgtgggtgattgtttcctgttgtaatgtttgtttcgcatttcaggactgtttcggttttcgtttgtatcattcactttgttattttgttttctttagtgttcagtttaataaactaaaatggacacttaccaagctgcacattggtccgatctctcctactcctccccagaggaggaagaagaaaccCGTGACACAAGTAGAGTTGCAATCTCACCTGTCACGTTGCAGCTGCTACCTCATCCTGCCTGCAACTCACTGTCTGTGCATGTCAATGCAACCATGTTAATATCCTCTTATTTAATGCACTCTTATGTATCTTATATTTTGTAAATGTCTGCTAATAATGTCAGTAAATCAATATCACAGAATCCACCAAACCACCATGCAAATGCATAGAAAACCCTAatctacttttgaccaaggcccatcgagctctcatcaaaagtagtgctctataaaggggatagggtgccatttggggcaaaTACAGAGTGCCTCAGCCCATTTGTTTATCCCCTCTGCCATAACAAAACTCTCCTGACTTATTTCATGGGCCTACATTCCTGTCCAGGATTTGGGGGAGATTACCATTCTGCTGCCGACGCCTCTGTAAGATTTAAATCGCACTGGTACCTATTATGACTGAACAGTGTGTTGCTGGCAGGGCTTACAAGCAGCTAGCTGCTTGACTCTGGGTAGGGACAAGCAGAAAAAGCAGGGTTACTGTCTGTGTGCTTGCCTTTACCCTTCACACCGAAAGATCAAGGCGGTGGCTCGCTTATCTGGTTTTATGTGACAGGAGGAATACTCTATAGTACTGCAATACAGAGTTCAACTTCAGTTAATGATTGGTTGACTTTGGAAAGTGTTTTAAAAGGTGGTTTTCAACTCGCTTCCACACAGTCACGATGAAGCTGACACGGCATATCTCTGTGTTTGTGATCGCACAGTTATGTATCATAGGGAGTGCAAACTGTGGAAACATATTAGTTTGGCATACTGAAGGCAGTCACTGGATCAACCTCAAGCCTATACTGGAGACTCTGATTGACAGAGGACACAGTGTTACAGTGCTGGTGCAGAGTGCCTCTGTATACATGGACCCCACGGAAAAGGCTCGCTTCAGCTACGAACCATTCAACGTCTCCATCTCAATGCAACAGATGAACGATTTCTTTGAGGAGTTCATCCACTTTCACATGTACGAGATAGACCACCTTAGCTACTTGCAAATCCATTGGAAGGGGTATCATATTGTAAAAAGAGAATTCAAGTTTACCATCCAGATATGTGACGGACTGCTGAGGTCAGAGACCGTCATGAGGAAACTGAGAGAGGCCAAGTATGATGTTCTGTTATCCGACCCAATCTACGCCTGTAGTGACCTGGTGGCTGAGGATCTGGGCATTCCTTTGGTCTACACCCTGCGTTTCTCTATTGCCCACATGTGGGAGAGGCTCTGTGGGCAGCTGCCTTCTCCACCATCCTTTGTCCCTGGTGCCATGATCAAGTTAACCGACGAAATGAGCTTCACTGAAAGACTGTTGAACTTCCTCTTCTATGCGTCCCAGGACATGATGGCATACGGTTATTGGCAAGACATAGacgcctactacagtgagattcGAGGGAAGCCATCAACCTATTGTGAGGTGATGGGCCAAGCTGACTTGTGGCTGATCCGGACATACTGGGACTTTGACTACCCTCGTCCTTTCCTCCCTAACTTCAAGTTTGTGGGGGGAATCCACTGCAAGCCTGCCAAGCCCTTACCAGAGGACATGGAGGAGTTTGTGCAGAGCTCTGGAGATGACGGCATTGTGGTGTTCACCCTCGGCTCCATGATCAAGAACCTCACCACAGAGAAAGGGAACATGATCGCCTCAGCCCTGGGGCAGATTCCTCAGAAGGTCCTGTGGAGGCTCAGTGGGGAGAAGCCTGAGACCCTGGCCCCCAACACCAGAGTCTTGGACTGGATCCCGCAGAACGACCTGCTGGGTCACCCCAAGACCAGAGCCTTCATCACCCACGGTGGAACCAACGGTATCTATGAGGCCATCTATCACGGAGTCCCCATGGTGGGAATTCCTATGTTCGCTGACCAGCCAGACAACATGGTCCACATGAAGGCCAAGGGGGCCGCGGTCATCATGAACTTCAACACCATGAAAACCCAGGATCTGGTGGATGGACTCAACACTGTGATCAACGAGCCGTCGTATAAGGAGAACGCCTTGAGGTTGTCCAAGATCCACCATGACAGGCCCATCAGTCCCAAGGATGAGGCAGTGTTCTGGATAGAGTTCACCATGAGGAATAAAGGTGCCAAGCATCTGAGGGTCCAGGCCCACGAGCTCACCTGGTACCAGTACCACAGCCTGGACGTGTTCGCTTTCCTACTGGCCATCGTGATGCTGCTCACCCTCCTCTTCATCAAAACATGCCTCTTCTGTGTCCGGAGGTGCTGTTATGGAGCAAAGTCTAAACGGAAGACAGAGTGACAGGTTCAACACCAGGAAACTTCCATATTTTTCTGTCCTTAAATGCCTTTCTCCTTGTAAAGTGTTGAGACCAGGCTTTATAGTCTTACACTGTACATTTTTCTCAGATTACTCAGTTCATTTCCATTTGACTTTATCCCTTTCTTGATGTTATTGAAATTGATAGGCTTGATATTAATAGAATTAAGTAATGGCTTAAAATGTCCTTCTGTAACATTGTCTAGAATTCTTGTCATTTTTAAGTAACCTATTACAACTCAAGATCCTTGCACAACAGACACAAGAGAAAACAATAGATTTTACGGAAGGAGAGAGGGTAGTTAAGAGGGAAAGAAAataaacagacagcagagaggtgGGAGTGGGAAAGACCATAATAAATGGGGCTCAATGAGCCGGCGAACACTCCACTAATACACCAAGTTGCTCAATTAAACACAAGAAATCCCCCCCACACTGAGTCATCATATAGACTTGGCCATGCTGACAGTCTCAGACTGGACAGTGTGTTTTGTGTCTGGTTTGAAACCGCAGTATCATGTGGCAGGGCTAAAATTGAACATTGACCCGGCAAACAAGTCTCTGACCTTTGAATAGAGTTATAAACTTCAGCTGGTGACATTTGGAATTTCTGCCTCGAGGTGGGATACTGGCCTTTGTGTGTGGGCGTTTGCTTCTACGTGTCCTATTTCCTACTCATGTGTAAATTGTAAATTGTTACTTTCGGAGAATGGGGTCACTGCCAGGGTCTGCCATaatggagcaattagggttaagtgccttgttcaaatGCACATCCGACAgattttttcaccttgtcgggAATTTGAactagcgacctttcggttactggcccaatgctctaatcgCTAGGCGTACCTGCagcctatgtgtgtgtgcgtgtatgtgtgtatgtgtgtgttcgcaGCATGTTCACAACAACAAGAGGGAAATTCTGACCTGTATTGAGTAGCATGAACCGGGATTAACCCCTGTGTCCAGTTCTTATTCAGCCGCAAGACCTAGAATGAGTCAGAGGTTTAGAAACCCTAAAATCCATACTCTAATCTTTGACATACTCTAGCTATAGAAAACCCCTTCCACTCGTTAAGCCCACGTGAGGGTAAACCCTCCTCAGAAGACCTCTAATGATTTCCTGTATCAAAACATTAAAGACTACGATTCTGAAAGAGCTCACATTCAGGAGGTATTGATTTGAATTAGTAATCCTCTTCGCTAAGCCCTTAATAATGTGCGTACTAAGCAGCCCACAGGCTTGACTAATgcagagggaagctcagcagcaCACCTCTCACACCACTTTCTATCATCTCCGGCAGCTCGTCTGCTGCTTCCGATTCCATTGAACATAAT includes these proteins:
- the LOC135517493 gene encoding UDP-glucuronosyltransferase 2A1-like; its protein translation is MKLTRHISVFVIAQLCIIGSANCGNILVWHTEGSHWINLKPILETLIDRGHSVTVLVQSASVYMDPTEKARFSYEPFNVSISMQQMNDFFEEFIHFHMYEIDHLSYLQIHWKGYHIVKREFKFTIQICDGLLRSETVMRKLREAKYDVLLSDPIYACSDLVAEDLGIPLVYTLRFSIAHMWERLCGQLPSPPSFVPGAMIKLTDEMSFTERLLNFLFYASQDMMAYGYWQDIDAYYSEIRGKPSTYCEVMGQADLWLIRTYWDFDYPRPFLPNFKFVGGIHCKPAKPLPEDMEEFVQSSGDDGIVVFTLGSMIKNLTTEKGNMIASALGQIPQKVLWRLSGEKPETLAPNTRVLDWIPQNDLLGHPKTRAFITHGGTNGIYEAIYHGVPMVGIPMFADQPDNMVHMKAKGAAVIMNFNTMKTQDLVDGLNTVINEPSYKENALRLSKIHHDRPISPKDEAVFWIEFTMRNKGAKHLRVQAHELTWYQYHSLDVFAFLLAIVMLLTLLFIKTCLFCVRRCCYGAKSKRKTE